Proteins from a genomic interval of Vreelandella profundi:
- the cysZ gene encoding sulfate transporter CysZ, producing MLDAVTALSRGTRCVYQPGMRRYIFLPILINLIVYISMLSFVLSRFDGWLAHWMGMVPTWLEWLSWLIWPLFVISLIVVVFFTFTLITSFIAAPFYGFLAAKVEIQATGREPLDDRNLTQTAIDAVGREFVKLAYILPRAIGLFVISWIPGLNLVAPLLWALFSAWIMAITYLDYPMDNNKVTFKDMRHRLAKRWWQSLTYGGLITLITWIPLANLFLIPGAVAGAVLMWDEHYRGVRDITPS from the coding sequence ATGCTGGATGCTGTCACTGCCCTTAGTCGAGGTACACGCTGTGTTTATCAGCCGGGTATGCGACGCTATATTTTCTTGCCCATTTTAATCAATCTCATCGTTTACATCAGCATGCTCAGCTTTGTGCTCTCACGCTTTGATGGCTGGCTGGCGCATTGGATGGGCATGGTGCCCACCTGGCTAGAATGGCTGTCGTGGCTCATTTGGCCGCTGTTTGTGATTAGCCTGATCGTCGTCGTGTTTTTTACCTTTACGCTAATTACCAGCTTCATTGCCGCGCCTTTTTACGGCTTTTTGGCCGCTAAAGTTGAAATACAGGCAACCGGCCGCGAACCCCTTGATGATCGAAACCTTACCCAAACGGCTATCGATGCGGTGGGTCGAGAGTTTGTAAAACTCGCCTATATTTTACCTCGCGCGATAGGCCTGTTTGTCATTAGCTGGATTCCTGGCCTGAATTTGGTTGCGCCCCTACTCTGGGCACTATTCTCAGCATGGATCATGGCGATTACCTATCTGGATTATCCGATGGATAACAACAAGGTAACTTTTAAAGATATGCGCCATCGCCTCGCCAAGCGTTGGTGGCAAAGCCTGACCTATGGCGGATTAATTACGCTGATTACCTGGATTCCGCTGGCCAATTTATTTCTGATTCCAGGCGCGGTGGCGGGTGCCGTACTGATGTGGGACGAGCATTATCGAGGCGTTCGCGACATTACGCCGAGTTAA
- the phoR gene encoding phosphate regulon sensor histidine kinase PhoR, which produces MRLWSRELWQLAWLATLGTGIGWLLDEAGLGLASGLAVYLFYHLRQLRALYRWLTLQPHDEPPAAKGLWGELFDRLYRYQKSQRITQSRLRATLARIQESSEAMRDSVVMLDRHGDLEWWNSAATTMLGLQTAHDRGQHITNLLRDPGFISYFNARHYSEPLTLTSPIDERCILQYQITLYGDDERLVMARDITRLHRLEQMRRDFVANVSHELRTPLTVLSGYLETYGDLAEQLPPRLGKGIYQMQEQTQRMQNLVNDLLLLSRLEIDQSGKDHQPLSLGPLLQSVCDDALALSGQRHTILIALESNARLLGSEQEMRSAISNLAFNAVRYTPPGSHITLRWQDSQAGGACIEVEDNGEGIDPVHIPRLTERFYRVDKGRSTTTGGTGLGLAIVKHVLLRHDAQLLIESHPGKGALFRCKFPASRLSPP; this is translated from the coding sequence GTGCGTCTATGGAGCCGTGAACTGTGGCAACTGGCCTGGCTAGCCACGCTGGGCACAGGCATTGGCTGGCTATTGGATGAAGCAGGGCTTGGGCTGGCGTCTGGACTGGCAGTGTACCTGTTTTATCACTTGCGGCAGCTGCGCGCGCTGTATCGATGGCTAACCCTGCAACCCCATGATGAACCGCCTGCTGCTAAGGGGCTATGGGGCGAACTGTTTGATCGTTTATACCGCTATCAAAAAAGTCAGCGTATTACCCAAAGTCGACTGCGTGCCACCTTGGCGCGTATTCAAGAGTCGTCAGAAGCGATGCGCGACAGCGTCGTTATGCTCGACCGCCATGGCGATCTAGAGTGGTGGAACAGCGCCGCAACCACGATGCTAGGCCTGCAAACGGCCCATGACCGTGGTCAGCACATTACCAATTTACTCCGCGATCCAGGCTTTATAAGCTACTTCAACGCCCGTCACTATAGTGAACCGCTAACGCTGACATCTCCCATTGATGAGCGATGCATTCTGCAGTACCAAATTACCCTGTACGGCGACGATGAGCGGCTAGTGATGGCGAGAGACATTACGCGCCTGCATCGCTTGGAGCAGATGCGCCGTGATTTTGTGGCCAATGTGTCTCACGAGCTGCGTACGCCGCTAACCGTTCTTTCCGGCTATTTAGAAACCTATGGCGATCTTGCCGAGCAGCTACCTCCGCGCTTGGGTAAAGGTATTTACCAAATGCAGGAGCAGACGCAGCGCATGCAGAATCTGGTCAATGATCTATTGCTGCTGTCCCGGTTAGAAATTGACCAAAGTGGCAAGGACCATCAGCCCTTGTCGCTGGGGCCGTTGCTGCAGAGCGTTTGTGATGATGCGCTAGCGCTATCGGGTCAGCGGCATACCATTCTCATTGCACTTGAGAGCAATGCACGCCTGCTCGGAAGTGAGCAGGAAATGCGCAGCGCGATTTCTAATCTCGCTTTTAACGCTGTTCGCTATACGCCGCCTGGGAGCCACATCACGTTGCGCTGGCAAGATAGCCAAGCGGGCGGCGCTTGCATTGAGGTTGAGGACAACGGTGAGGGCATTGATCCGGTGCACATTCCTCGGCTGACCGAACGCTTCTACCGCGTTGATAAAGGGCGCAGTACGACAACGGGCGGTACAGGTTTGGGCTTGGCCATTGTCAAGCACGTGCTGCTGCGCCATGATGCGCAGCTTCTGATTGAATCTCACCCGGGTAAGGGTGCCTTATTCCGCTGCAAATTCCCCGCTTCGCGCCTTAGCCCACCCTGA
- the phoB gene encoding phosphate regulon transcriptional regulator PhoB, with product MTAKTVLIVDDEAPIREMIAVALEMADYRVLEADNAQDAHALIVDHQPDLLLLDWMMPGTSGIELARRLKREEATAEIPIIMLTAKGEEDNKIQGLEAGADDYITKPFSPRELVARLKAVLRRATPRGVEDPVEVNGLLLDPVSHRVSTDGKALEMGPTEYRLLQFFMTHQERAYTRSQLLDQVWGGNVYVEERTVDVHIRRLRKALGETHQNLIQTVRGTGYRFSSRV from the coding sequence ATGACTGCCAAGACCGTTTTGATTGTCGATGATGAGGCGCCGATCCGCGAGATGATTGCGGTAGCGCTGGAAATGGCTGACTATCGCGTGCTCGAAGCGGATAACGCTCAGGATGCTCATGCTTTGATCGTCGACCACCAGCCTGATTTACTGCTGCTTGATTGGATGATGCCTGGCACCAGCGGTATTGAGCTTGCTAGGCGCTTAAAGCGCGAAGAAGCCACCGCTGAGATCCCTATTATTATGCTGACCGCTAAAGGCGAAGAGGATAATAAGATTCAGGGGCTTGAAGCTGGCGCCGATGACTATATCACCAAGCCTTTTTCGCCTCGCGAGCTGGTGGCGCGGCTTAAAGCCGTTTTGCGTCGCGCAACGCCACGCGGTGTTGAAGATCCCGTCGAGGTTAATGGACTGCTGCTTGATCCGGTGAGCCATCGCGTCAGCACCGATGGGAAGGCGCTTGAGATGGGCCCAACGGAATATCGCCTGCTGCAGTTCTTTATGACGCACCAGGAGCGCGCTTACACGCGTAGCCAGCTGCTTGATCAAGTGTGGGGTGGCAACGTGTATGTTGAAGAACGCACGGTAGATGTACATATTCGTCGGTTGCGCAAAGCGCTGGGCGAAACACATCAAAATCTGATTCAAACGGTTCGGGGCACCGGTTACCGTTTCTCTTCACGGGTATAA
- the ubiA gene encoding 4-hydroxybenzoate octaprenyltransferase → MDRSLLRPKGLARVADFLQLMRLDRPIGTWLLMWPALWALWIAAQGVPGRNVLLIFVAGVYAMRAAGCVVNDYADRHFDGHVKRTKNRPLATGRISETEAQLLFIALIAVSFILVLLTNWFTVMLSLGGVLLAIIYPFMKRYTHLPQVVLGAAFAWAIPMAFGAVLGYVPLEAWLLFFANVVWTVAYDTQYAMVDRDDDLKIGIKSTAVLFGNADRVIIALLQVVTLLLLAWVGWRVGLGGFFWLGLVGMAATFLHQQRLIFHRARDACFQAFLNNFWSGLFIFAGIALSWWPVAG, encoded by the coding sequence ATGGATCGTTCACTGTTGCGGCCGAAGGGATTGGCTCGCGTGGCAGACTTTTTACAACTGATGCGCTTAGATCGGCCCATCGGTACGTGGCTATTAATGTGGCCAGCCCTTTGGGCGCTATGGATTGCCGCGCAGGGCGTGCCGGGGCGAAACGTGCTGCTTATTTTTGTTGCCGGCGTTTACGCCATGCGTGCCGCGGGGTGTGTGGTGAATGACTATGCCGACCGTCATTTTGATGGGCATGTAAAGCGCACTAAAAATCGTCCTCTAGCCACCGGTCGTATTAGCGAAACCGAGGCCCAGCTGCTGTTTATCGCGCTTATAGCCGTTTCCTTCATTTTGGTGCTGCTGACCAATTGGTTCACGGTGATGCTCTCGCTGGGTGGCGTGCTGTTAGCGATTATTTATCCGTTTATGAAGCGCTACACCCACCTTCCTCAGGTGGTGCTGGGCGCCGCCTTTGCTTGGGCAATCCCCATGGCGTTTGGCGCTGTGCTCGGCTATGTCCCGCTGGAGGCGTGGTTATTGTTCTTTGCCAATGTGGTTTGGACGGTGGCGTATGACACCCAGTACGCCATGGTGGACCGCGACGATGATTTAAAAATCGGCATTAAATCGACAGCCGTGCTGTTTGGTAATGCGGACCGCGTCATTATTGCTTTGCTACAGGTGGTGACGTTACTGCTATTAGCGTGGGTGGGGTGGCGAGTGGGTCTAGGCGGCTTTTTCTGGTTAGGTCTTGTGGGAATGGCGGCCACTTTTCTGCATCAGCAGCGGTTAATTTTTCACCGCGCCCGGGATGCGTGCTTTCAGGCGTTCCTCAATAATTTTTGGTCAGGTTTGTTTATTTTCGCCGGTATTGCGTTAAGTTGGTGGCCTGTGGCGGGCTAA
- a CDS encoding chorismate--pyruvate lyase family protein encodes MSSPWWQWVASTDSLTARLKAAGGGKSFRVRLLRQGVGWPLPDEAQALGIGPKRYAWLREVALCLDETPWVVARSVAPLTQLKGQRLDSLGERSLGSWLFRQPDLVRGPLEATTQRPPFASLNGIEQDGTWGRRSVFTHGGLSLLVQEYFLLAMADDLDLPSR; translated from the coding sequence ATGAGCTCTCCATGGTGGCAGTGGGTAGCCTCCACCGATTCGTTAACCGCTCGTTTAAAAGCGGCAGGCGGCGGCAAGTCTTTTCGGGTGCGTTTACTGCGCCAAGGTGTGGGATGGCCGCTGCCCGATGAGGCACAGGCGCTGGGCATTGGCCCTAAACGCTATGCATGGCTGCGCGAAGTAGCGCTGTGTTTAGATGAAACGCCGTGGGTGGTCGCGCGCTCAGTAGCGCCGTTGACGCAGCTAAAAGGCCAGCGTTTAGACAGTTTGGGCGAGCGTTCGTTAGGCAGCTGGTTATTTCGGCAGCCAGATTTAGTGCGTGGGCCATTAGAGGCGACAACACAACGCCCGCCATTTGCTAGCCTAAATGGGATCGAGCAGGACGGTACCTGGGGTCGCCGCTCTGTCTTTACGCATGGCGGGCTGTCGCTATTAGTACAAGAGTATTTTTTGCTGGCGATGGCGGATGATCTTGATCTGCCTTCGCGCTAG
- a CDS encoding NAD(P)/FAD-dependent oxidoreductase — MPAPHTQLTSTTPLSSRAALVIIGTGMAGIGLARALRRLGDTRSITLVSADSGDDYSKPLLSTGFSKGLAPEKLAQRNAAELGEELNARIVTHTPVSALDVDNQAMLLGNAPGHEWLSYETLVLATGAAPRMPFSSEPSVASRCFTVNDLDDYRRFHQALSRGNSRVAIVGAGLVGCEFANDLHAGGHPVSVIAPEGNLLARLLPPPLGHALGDAFSDAGIRLFLGRTIESIALSHTNDIALHLDNGSVLSADIILMATGLAPRTALAEAAGLTVSASGIVVDRQLRTSHPNIYALGDVACVDGVNAMYVQPLQASAKALAATLAGTPTRVSFGAWPVVVKTPLLPVVAYPAPSPPERWRIEGEGGDISALAEDKDGRLIGFALTGGCVRRKVELSRAAPALLG, encoded by the coding sequence ATGCCCGCACCGCATACACAGCTAACGTCAACGACGCCACTATCTTCTCGCGCTGCGCTGGTGATTATTGGCACGGGAATGGCAGGCATAGGTCTTGCTCGTGCATTGCGACGGCTGGGCGACACACGCTCCATCACACTGGTCAGCGCTGACAGCGGCGACGATTACAGCAAGCCCCTGCTTTCTACCGGCTTTAGCAAAGGATTAGCGCCCGAGAAATTAGCTCAGCGAAACGCCGCAGAGCTTGGCGAAGAGCTAAATGCCCGAATAGTTACCCACACCCCGGTCAGCGCACTGGATGTGGATAACCAGGCGATGCTTTTAGGCAATGCGCCAGGCCACGAGTGGCTGAGCTATGAAACACTGGTGTTAGCAACCGGTGCGGCACCCCGAATGCCTTTCAGCAGCGAGCCTAGCGTCGCTTCACGCTGTTTTACGGTCAACGATTTAGACGACTATCGCCGCTTTCATCAGGCGTTAAGTCGCGGAAATTCACGGGTAGCCATTGTAGGTGCCGGGCTAGTCGGCTGTGAGTTCGCTAACGACCTTCACGCCGGCGGCCACCCGGTGTCCGTCATTGCCCCCGAAGGCAATCTACTTGCGCGCCTGTTACCGCCACCATTAGGTCACGCCTTAGGCGATGCGTTCAGCGACGCGGGTATCCGACTTTTTTTAGGCCGCACAATTGAATCGATAGCGCTCAGCCACACCAATGACATTGCGCTCCATTTGGATAACGGCTCCGTGCTCAGCGCCGACATCATTTTGATGGCCACGGGCCTTGCCCCGCGCACCGCACTTGCCGAAGCAGCAGGGTTAACGGTGTCAGCTAGCGGCATTGTGGTAGATCGCCAGCTGCGCACATCGCACCCCAATATTTATGCGTTAGGCGATGTAGCCTGCGTCGATGGGGTGAACGCTATGTACGTACAGCCGCTGCAAGCCAGTGCCAAAGCCCTAGCGGCAACCCTGGCCGGCACCCCCACTCGCGTAAGCTTTGGCGCGTGGCCGGTCGTAGTTAAAACCCCGTTGTTGCCCGTGGTTGCCTACCCAGCTCCATCTCCTCCTGAGCGCTGGAGAATTGAAGGCGAAGGCGGCGATATCAGTGCCTTGGCAGAAGATAAAGACGGACGTTTGATTGGTTTTGCGTTGACAGGCGGCTGCGTGAGAAGGAAAGTGGAGCTTTCCAGAGCAGCACCTGCGCTGCTAGGCTGA
- a CDS encoding HU family DNA-binding protein, with protein MRKPELAAAIAESADLSKDKAGQVLNVILDEITNSVAKGEDVALIGFGTFTVRQRAARTGKNPQTGAPLQIAASKNVAFKPGKALKDAVS; from the coding sequence ATGCGCAAACCTGAACTCGCTGCTGCTATCGCTGAAAGTGCCGACCTGTCTAAAGACAAAGCTGGCCAAGTACTGAATGTCATTCTGGATGAAATCACCAACAGCGTCGCCAAAGGTGAAGATGTTGCTCTGATTGGCTTTGGCACCTTTACGGTTCGCCAACGCGCTGCGCGTACCGGCAAGAATCCGCAAACCGGCGCACCGCTGCAAATTGCAGCCAGCAAAAATGTCGCCTTTAAGCCTGGTAAAGCACTGAAGGACGCCGTTTCCTAA
- a CDS encoding LysR family transcriptional regulator — protein sequence MDIPHQRLVYFRVALESGSVRRAAARLDIAPSAVSRQISLLEEALGATLMERQRDGISPTPVGEMLLEYCERRGALDEGFIASLESYQRMETGKISLTVGEGFVSDLVASPLHEFTQLYAGIQLDIHIAGTSGIIEAVVDNHSHIGLMFHERTHPQLRFWASSPQPLMAILSPDHPLAQQTTPLSLIQLSAQPMAMWDISHGVRQMVDQAFQQARIVPQLAMNTNSMVVLAQYVRSGMGITLLPAFAVAHDLEAGTLVARPVDNPLFQRSHAHMVTRVGRQQPKASILLLRHLQRWMQAFRDPGLVVNDQPTPLP from the coding sequence ATGGATATACCTCATCAACGCTTAGTGTACTTCCGCGTTGCCCTGGAGTCTGGCTCGGTGCGCCGCGCAGCGGCACGCTTAGACATTGCTCCCTCGGCGGTTAGCCGGCAAATTTCATTGCTGGAAGAAGCCTTAGGGGCGACCCTTATGGAGCGTCAGCGTGACGGCATTTCACCCACGCCAGTGGGTGAAATGCTGCTTGAGTACTGCGAGCGACGCGGGGCTCTTGATGAAGGCTTTATCGCCTCACTTGAATCTTATCAGCGTATGGAAACCGGCAAAATTTCACTCACCGTGGGTGAGGGTTTTGTCAGCGATCTAGTGGCGTCCCCGCTACACGAATTTACCCAGCTTTATGCCGGCATTCAGCTGGATATCCATATTGCAGGCACCTCGGGCATTATTGAAGCAGTGGTCGATAATCACAGCCATATCGGCTTAATGTTCCACGAGCGCACTCATCCCCAGCTACGCTTTTGGGCCTCTAGCCCCCAGCCGCTGATGGCCATTTTATCTCCCGATCACCCTCTCGCCCAACAAACTACGCCGCTCTCACTTATTCAGCTCAGCGCCCAGCCGATGGCCATGTGGGATATCAGCCACGGCGTGCGTCAAATGGTTGATCAAGCCTTTCAACAGGCGCGGATTGTTCCACAGCTAGCCATGAACACTAATTCGATGGTGGTGTTGGCACAGTATGTCCGCAGCGGAATGGGAATCACCCTGCTGCCAGCCTTTGCCGTCGCCCATGATCTTGAAGCGGGCACGCTCGTCGCGCGGCCGGTCGATAATCCGCTATTTCAGCGCTCCCACGCGCACATGGTCACCCGCGTGGGTCGCCAGCAGCCCAAAGCCAGTATTCTCTTGCTGCGTCATTTACAGCGCTGGATGCAGGCGTTTCGCGACCCAGGCTTAGTAGTGAACGATCAACCCACACCGCTACCGTAG